GTATTTCTCCTCTGTCATAAATGCTGTTTTTTAGTATTGTTAAAAACAACCAGATAGGTGCTTCTAGACCAGGGCTGGATTTCTCGTGAAGCTTCTGATAGTTCAATTTACACAGGCGAAAAGTCGAGAAGGCGAAGAGAAAGCTATACAGGGGTTACTTCTTAGATTGATACTTAATGGTGGCAATTGGCCTACAAAATGGCTGGAAGATATAAGCCATGAAAAGTTAAAACATACCAATACAGAGCCATATTGTTGGGCAAAAAGGGTTTATGAGAAGTTGATTTTTAAGATTTAATCCAGCTAGAAAAAGGAATCACCTTGCTTTATCGAGAAATAGATATATGACATTTTTTGGTAAGGATATAAACCTTAGTATTTATTAAACTGGAGGGGATGAGTATGCGTAAGGTATTTGTAATAGTGGTATTTTTGTTCGTGCTGTTTTTGTTAGGTTGTGCAGCTTCTACTGATGTAGTTAATAAAAATGAAAAAGCTAGTGAGAGTAAGGAACAAAAAATAGAGGAACTTCATGCAGAAATCAAAAACTTAGAACAAGAGATAGCGACAGTAAAAGCATCACTTAATAAACTTAGTAGTAGTATTGAAGGTATAAATGATGAAAATAAAATCGGTGAGCCTCACCGATTTTATCCATGGACAATCGACGACGTATTTGTAGTAATGCCTGATGGTACTGAGATTAAAAATATTGACGGATTGGGATTACCGTTTAATTTACTACAATCAATTGAACAAGGTCTAAGAATAAGCGATTTTAGAAAAAATAAAGATAATGAGGGGAGTATCCCAATGAAAACTGGATATATTTCAGAGGTATAAATTATCAAGTAGATGCTAATGCAATAAAAGGCATTATGACTGTTATAGACTATTTTCAATCAAAAGAAGAGTAACATTCGTATGGAAAAAGCAGATTTAGGGAGCAAGGCATGGGAGTAATCACCTCCTCCGTAAGCGTGTGTTGGGTTTGACTATTAGCCGTTAATCTCCATTGTGCCTTAACTGCTGTAATAAGCTATATCTTAATTTAAATCTTTGTCAGTTTTATCATCTCCTAGTAGATTTCGGGGTGTTCATTTGAGTTTATTCTGCAAATAAATCTAATAAATGACACTAGTGCGAGTATTTCGCAAATACGAGGTAATATCAATAATTATTCTATGGATATTACCTCGTTGAATAAGCCAATTGGTGTTTGGAATATAAAAAATTTTTGTTTATTTAACTTGGGTATTAAATGATGCTGATTTAGCATCTGAGTAATAATCCCAACCCCTGCCCAGACTTGATTAGAGCGGTTAATTTCAAGGTTGCGTAGCAAATACGGGTAGATCTTATGCTGCTTATTACGCTTTGAAAGGTTTGGTTTTGGGCACATCGCATATATGCCCATCTCTTCCATGTATCGTTTGATTAGCCTGCGTCCGACGGGAATTTTATCTATTTTTTGCAGCTTGTCCCGGAGTTTCCTGACCCCCATATATGGCATCTTTGTATGCCAATAGTCAAGCCTGTTCTTAACCAAATTTTCAAAGTCACGGTCAGGTTCTACAGGTGTGTAATATACACTGGTCCTGTTAACTTCGAGCAATTCGCATTGTCTGGTCACTGACAGCTTATCGTCTTTTGAAACCAGATTTAGTCTCCCATTCGGAGCCAAACACTTCTTTAGATTTTTTTTTCAGCCAGTCATTCTCAATTGTGAGCTGACCGACTTTTGCCATTAGTCCATGTAGTTGTTCGTCCATTGCTTTTTCTCTAACACGCAGTTCTTTTTCTTGGCTGCTCTCTGAAAAGACCTTTGGTGCATTCTCCAGAAACTCTTTTTTCCAGTTTCTTAGCTGATTTGGACTGATGTCATGCTCTTGAGCAATCTCACCGAGCTGCTTTTCTTCTCGGAGTAATTCTAGTACAAGCTTAGTTTTGAATTCTGCTGAAAATGTTCTTCTTTTCACCATTGTATGCGAACCTTCTTTCACCGAGTAGAACCCAGGCGCAGTGACTCGTAAGCCCTGTTTCCTGGATCCTCTCTAAAATTCCGGACATCGGGTTTTCCCACAATCCGGCTTCAAACTGAACGCCCGTCGGTCAACAAGGTCTTCCCGCAAGTGCACTACACTTAAACGCAGTTCCCGTATACCTGCAGTTCTCTTTTGGTTTACCTGTGCCTTCGCCTCTGTGCTAGTTAACTCCCTCTTTCAAGGTTTCGCTGTTGTAGAGGCCGTTCAGTCCAGAGGGCCTTGACTCTGGTGTCGTTATGTTGTCGCTCACCGTCATTGCTTAATACGCCCTCATCTGCCAATCTCGAATCCTCCGAACAATTTCCCGGTTCTCGGTTATATGCCCGGTCTTTGCCATACGGAACTGTCTTGGCTGGTTCCGAGACCTTCCCTACTTTGCCCACTTATCCTTTTTCTGGTGCCGCAACCCGTACACCGGAGGGCAGACTCTGTGCACCTTCCCATTACTTCCAGAATCTTACCAGTCTTCGTCTACGTCAGTGAGACTCGACGCCCTCAACTCCCTGCCACTGACTTCATGCAGGGGACGTTTTCGATGCAGCAGTTTTCGCTTTATGCTACGGCCCCAGAAATTGCTAGCTCTCTGTGTCAGTCCTACCCTTAATTGAGCAGTCAGAGCGTTTACTTCCAAGCTTTCCCCCGCCAAGTCACCTTAAGCGAGAGTTGGATATAACTACGTGACCGAATGGGAAATCGTCACGACCGGACTTTCACCGGTTAGATAAGTGAGGTTATAGGCTGCGACTGACAGTTTCCTGTCTTGTATTATATCAGGTTCACTTAGGTTTTAGAAAATTTTGTCTGGTTTTATGTGTACATTATACTTTTTAATATTCATCATACCTCCTAAGGCAAATAGTATTACATAAATAAGCATAAGACTAATTCTTTTTTAAAAAAACAAACCAAATAATAGAAAGCACAAAAAATACAAGTATAATAGTAATAATCCATTCAGGCATTCCAAAAGTCATATGTATCTCACCTCTTTCAATATATTCTTTTATTTTAACCCAATTATAAAGACTTTTTATACTTCTAAAATTATTACATCTGTTCTGACGCTATATCCTCTTGTAATTGCTTTCGGATATACTGCTCTATTGCCTTTTTGTTTCTGCCAACTGTATTCACATAATAGCCTCTGCACCAGAAATGCCTGTTGCCACACTTATACTTCAGATTTGTATGTCTGTCGAATATCATGAGTGAGCTTTTACCCTTAAGATAACCCATGAAACTAGATATACTCATTTTTGGTGGTATTGCAGTTTTAATCTTTCCATATATCACCTGTCTTCTGTACTTAGGTGCAAATACTATGTGATATTTACAATTCCACTGCGTGTGTGATAAACTTTCTGTATCCATTCGGATATCTACCTCCCTTTATTGTAGTGCGGCTGACGAAACCTGCACTATTTTATCAAATGGAGGTAGATTTTTCTACTTTTCTTCTCAAAGCTAAAGCTCTAACGAATCAATTCTCTCATTTCCTTTTTACAGTGCTCCTTAACACTAAAAAGGGCTGTTCCAGCCAGATTGGTGGAATAACCGCTTTTGCATAACTTAATTTAGTTGTGAAATATCTCGAATTTTTCTTCAAAATCACCCCAAACCACATTTACCTCAAATATATCATCTTCACTAATATATGATCCACTTGAGCCTCCAGACATTCTGAAGACCTTTTTATCTGGAGGATCCGTAAAGTTTATTATTTTGGATATTTCTTCATCAATGTCATTTATAATGGTCATTTGCAATTGCTCTACTGATTTTAATTCAGACACATCTCCTTTATATATGACTATAAACTCAAACTTGCTTTCTTTAAAACTGCCATCTTCTGGATCTTTCTTGCTTTCAATTATATATTCTGCTTGCCAGTATTGGCCTTCACCATAAAACCTATTATTTTGGTAAATATATTCCTTTGAGCTGCAGCCAGCTAATAGTACTATGCTAACAAGAAAAAATAAAATAGCATACGAAGTTCTATGCATTCTACATTAACCCCCTTAAACATAAAATATCACAGTTTTTATTTAAAAAACAATAAAAACTATCTAAGCACTTTCAAAGATAACGTTAATTAAGCAATTAAGTGTTTCTACCCTATTTTAAATAAAAAATATATGATTCCTAATTTATAAAATTTAATTACATACCAAGGGGAATATATATAACCCTTGGTATGCAGGCAAAATGATTAGCTTCTAAGTATTAAATCCCTTCTTCTTTAAAATCTACATATACGGACCACTCATCATTTCCTCTAGACAAATCTACTTTTACTCTTGCGGATACATAGTATGACCAAGGTTGAACATCATAGTAAACATTTGGTTCTGGGTCGTATTTTACATAATCTACTCCAACACTAGGATAGTCTATCATTTCTGTTTCATCAATCCAGCCAACCCCTAAATCTTAAACCTCACCTTTGTCTTTGGTAAAGGAGGGTGTACTCCCGGGCAAAGGGAGCTTTCCAGGTTGCCACTATTTGCCCGGGAATATTTTTTTAAAACCATGTTGTCTGCCCAAAGTTATTGATTTAAACCTACCATAAATTAACTTTTAATACTATCTTCCATGTCAAGTTCCTCGCTTTTCATGTCTAAATCTCGTTTTCCATGTCGATTTTCTCATCTTTTGTTCTTTCCAGCCTTTTGCTCTGAATTTCTCCTGATTGGTGTGTACTTCATATTTTAATGTTTTTCTTCTGCTGTAATTAAATTAATCTCATCTATATCGATTGCATACATTATGAATTCTGCTATTATAGTTTTGCCATCAGAAGCATATAGCGGGATCACTCGATCTTTACCAGCATTTGCTTTCTGCATGGCGAGAGCCTCCTCAGGATTTTTTGGTTCTTCTCCATATAAATCGGTGGCATAAACATAACCTAATGTGCCATCAATGCCTTTTGCAAGAATTAAGTCAGGCTCAGTTTCAAAAGAAACTGCAAAAAGAGAGGAACCATAGGTCTGCCCATATTCATTAACTCTGTAAACTTTGGAAGGATCAAAGTTTTCTTCAGTTATTATTTCATTAGTTTTGGCACAAATAAGTTGGCCTGTTTCATCTATTTTGTAATTTTTTTGAAAAAATACATCGTGTACCATAGCGTAGCTAATGCTAAAATAACCTAATATAGTAACAAGAAGAATAACAACAGTTAATAATATGGTATTTTTTCCTTTATTCATTGTATATTTCACCTCCTATTTAATGCTCCTTTCATTTCAATAGTTTAATAGATATATAAACCCCCATAAATAACCACTCCCCTAACCTGTAATCTCTCCTTTACTTCAGGCTGGGATAGCTTGTCTTTGGTAAAGGAGGGTGTACTCCCGGGCAAATGGGTCTTTCCAGGGTGCCACTATTTGCCCGGGAATATTTTTTTAAAAAACCATGTTGTCTGCCCAAAGTTATTGATTTAAACCTACCATAAATTAACGTTTAATACTATCTTCCATGTCAAGTTCCTCACTTTTAATGTCTAAAACCTCGTTTTTAATGTCAAAAACTTCGTTTTCTTGTAATTTAGGTTAGTCCAAAAATACAAAAAAGCTGTCCCAGGTAATCCTGTTGAACAGCTTTTTGACTTTGCAACCTGGCAGTCATGGCTTTTAGCTTTAGACCCATGGCTTTGCGTCACCATCTTTCAATGGCTTTGCCACTAATTTTCAATATTGTATTATTTTATTAGACGTAACAAATCTTTAAAAGTTCCATTTTTGCTAAATTTTTAAAATTCAACCTTACCCTTTAGTTTGAAACTTTCCGTTTTTTGAGCTTCACTGACACTTAAAAAACATAATCACTCTTGATACATAATGGAAGTCTAGCAAATATTTTATCTTTTCTAATTTTGACTCCATTATTATCAAACATATATAATCTGGGATATATGGTTCTTAAAGTCATTTCATTCTGCCATGTCAAAATCCTAGTTATTATGTCCAAAACTTCGTTTTTAATGTTAAAATTTCTTGTATTTTAAGTTAGTTCCAAAAAAAATCCTTGACGGCTGTAGAACCTGCAAGGATTTAAATTTATTACTCTAAACGAATCAATTCTCTCATTTCATAAAAATTAATGGTACCCAACTTTCTCCATTCCTGTATACACTCTTCAGATTCTATCAGAGCATCTAAAGAAATCTCAGCTATCATGTGGAAACCATAATCTCTATTCTTGCCTAACACCTCTTGTTCAATGAAGAATCTGTCTGAACCCATTGTTTCCAACAAGTCTTCAAATTCCTCATGTGTCCATGCATAAATTGTAAAGTTTTTAACCTTAATATCTCCACATACAATAAAGTAAAATTCTACCTTAGAATCTTTTTCAACTATTTCATAAGCATCTTCCCATATGGTTGGTATATCTATCCAGAAATTATAAGTTGGGTTATAGTACGAAGTCGAAATTTCAATAACTTTTCTTTCAGTTCCATTATTCAATGTTTTATCTCTGTCCAGAGTATCATTAACTTCATTTATGCTTGTTCCTTTATTAGAATGATCATCATTTAATTGTTCTTTTAAGTCTTTTTTTGCCATTGTGGTATTTTTGTATTTTTGTTCATCCATTGCGTTATAGGAGCACCCTATAGACAGAAATAGCATTATTAACAAGGTAATAATTATTTTGATAGCTGCACCCCCCATGAAAATGCATTGCTTTAGCAACCTATCTACATTATAACATATTATTTAGGTGGATAAACCGCTACATTCCTTAGAGGTCTATCCCCTATTAAAGTACTTAACCGTATTAGGCTTGAACTGCTAGAATCAGGGTCTGTCACCCAATAATCACTTAGATTGTATCCTGTTCCATATAAGTAGTTTACTAAAACATAATGTGATCTATCACTAGTGGCTTGTTTATAACCTACAATTACAGGCACGCCATCCAATAATGCATTTAGAGCTATATTATAAAAAACCTCTCTAGATGCATCCCATTCTAAAGTATCAAGATATACTAATCCCCATCCAGCTTTATTTGGTGCATCGTTCCAGACAAACGGGTTAGAGGAATCACCCATATCAATGTTAGCTCTTTTGGGGTCAGTTTGTCTACCATATGATCTCATATTCATAGCAAAAGATGTGACAATACAGCCTGCATCTCCCAAAGTTTGACCCCTCCACTCCATGATGTCATCTTTCCACTCCTCATCCTTTTGATAAAAATGTGTTGTAGGGATATAGACATTGTATATTTGTTGAATTCCTATGTCAGACCTTGGTTCAGCATATTTACCACTTACAGACGGTTCCATACGATAATTATCAAATGGTATATATTCTTTATCATATTCAATAAAATCGGCTAAACCCACACTTGATACTAATAGAGTTGTCAAAACGATCAGGGTTAAAACTGTTTTTTTCATTCTAAAACCTCCTAGTGAAAATTTTAATTATTTATCACACAAACATAGGCACCTATATATTCATTAAGATATTTTTCGATTTTACCAAAATTACTTTTTTACCACAAAAACCCTCATAAACACCACCTCCACAGCTCTTAATCTCTTTACTTCAGGCTGGGAAAGGTTTAGAATAAGCTTAAACCTCACCTTTGCCTTTGGTAAAGGAGGGTGTACTCCCGGGCAAAGGGAGCTTTCCAGGTTGCCACNNNNNNNNNNNNNNNNNNNNNNNNNNNNNNNNNNNNNNNNNNNNNNNNNNNNNNNNNNNNNNNNNNNNNNNNNNNNNNNNNNNNNNNNNNNNNNNNNNNNNNNNNNNNNNNNNNNNNNNNNNNNNNNNNNNNNNNNNNNNNNNNNNNNNNNNNNNNNNNNATTTGCCCGGGAATATTTTTTTAAAACCATGTTGTCTGCCCAAAGTTATTGATTTAAACCTACCATAAATTAACTTTTAATACTATCTTTCATGTCAAATTCCTCGCTTTTAATGTCTAAATCCTCGTTTTCCATGTCGATTTTCTCATTTCGATTGCCAAGTTTACTCTAGATTAAACCTTTGCTGCAGTACCTTGTATTTCTCCTCTGTCATAAATGCTGTTTTTTTAGTATTGTTAAAAACAACCAGGTAGGTGCTTCTAGACCAGGGCTGGATTTCCGCTATCATATCCAGGTTTATTAAAAAGCTTTGATGGGCACGAAAAAAGCTATCCTTGCCTATCCTATTATCCAGTGTATCTAATGGTTCATAGGTACTTATCTGTTTATTATCGTTTGTAATTATGCTGGTCTTTCTCTTCTCCCGTCCCATAAAAATAATTTTTTCAGCGTCAATAAATACCAGGTTACGGTCAACTTTAACAGCTACCTTCTTTGCACTTGAAACTTGAGGTGCAGTTTTTATGTTCCTGGAACCTGCCTTTTCCTTAAGCTCTAATAGGTAGTTTATTTTTTCAATAGTCTCTTTGATTCGTTCAAGCTTGTAAGGCTTTAAAAGGTAATCAAAGGCATATAGCTCAAAAGCCTCCTGCATATAGGTGCTGTGGCCTGTAGCATAGATTAGAAAAATATCAGGATTGATGTCCTGGATTTCTCGTGAAGCTTCAATTCCGTCTTTTTCAGGCAGGTCTATATCCATAAATATTACCTGTGGGTTTAAGGTTTCTGTCATTTTGACAGCTTCAACACCATTTACTGCCTCACCTACTATTTCTGTTCCAGGTAGTTTTGCTAAACTCTTTTTTAGGATGAGTCTCATTTTAGGATCATCTTCAACTATTAATACCCTCATCTGAAAACCTCACTCTACTTCCTAAGCATTTTTGGAACTTCAGGCTGATACCAGGTTACTAAACTGGCTGGTTGTACTGCCCAGCCTGCAACAAGCATTACCGCAGCAGCACATTGTATTAAAATCACTTTGCCTATTTTACTAAACATTTGCCTCCCTCCTTTCTTTAAAGATACTGCCCATTAATTTATCTATAAAGCCTACAACCCTGTATCCTGTGGGGGTAAGGCTAAGGGCCTGGGTTATATGGGCGAGCATACTGGCCATTACAAGTGAGCTTATCTGGCTCAACGGAAATATTAAGAGACAGGTGGTTATTAGAATTGCCCATATAAAGATCCATATCAAGGTGAGTTTTTTTAGTTTGGATTTTTCTTGAAGAGAAAGGGGTTTATTCTTAGTCTCAGCAGGAGCCCATTTCAAACTGATAAACAAGCTAATAAGAGTAATACAAGCCAGTATGGGAATAATGGTTACAAAGCTTGTAAAGGTCAAGCTTTGGGCAAGCTTTCCCATGCCCAGGAAAATTACCAGACCAAACAGCAGGCACCGACCATAAGTTGCACAATGCACTCCACCAGATAGCAAGCGATAAACTCCTGATGTGACAAAAATAACTAAAACATGGGGAAGAATACCCAGTAGAAATGCCAGTGAAAAAAGAATAAACATTTTTAATAAACCTGTTATTATAACTTCAAAACCATATCTTAATACATCTACATTATCTTGGTCATAATAAAGTTTATTTCCAAGACTATAGGCCAGCTTTTGTGAGAAAAGGCGAAGGTTCATGATGGTGCCTCCCATCTATAGGTATTTTTATTACAAAGGTGGTCCAGTGGCTATCTGAGTTAACAACTATTTTGCCATTGTGCTTTTCTATAATGTCTTTGACAATATAAAGCCCCATCCCCTTATTTTTAACTTTTGTAGTAAAGCCAGGCAAAAAGAGCTTATTCTTTATACTAGTGTCAACGCCAGGTCCGTTATTAGTAACTGATAAAACACAATTGTTTTGACACATGGTCAAGTCCAGGATTATGGTAGGTTCCTGTGAAGTTCCCATTGATAAGGCTTCCATTGCATTATCCAAAAGGTTTGACAGGATAAGATTAATCTCATGAGTTTTTAGAGGAAGATTTTTTAATCTGGATTTTATGCTTATTTCGAATTTGATGCCCAGACTTTCCATTTGGCTGCTTTTGACATGTAATAGAGCACTTACTCCAGGGTCATCTAGTCTAATAAGGTTATTGGTTACAGCTATTTCTGACATGGTCCTCTCTAGATACTTTTTTGCTTCTGCATATTCTTCTACTGCTAGAAGTCCATAAACAGTTTGCAGTTCGTGGTTGAAGCTATGCCTTTGGCTCCTCATGGTATTAATTAAGCTTTCAAGATTTTCAATATTTTCAAGCTGCACTTGTTTTCTTACCTCTTCTTCTGTAGATTCCATTATTCGGCGCACCAGTACAATTGAGGCTATAGCCAGTATTCCCAGCAAAATGTTCATGGGAAACATAAAGCTGCTTAATGTACCTGTTGCAAATGCTCCTTGTCCTGAAATGTAATTGCTAAGATTTAAGAGGGCTAGTATGATAAGTTGAATTGTAATAATGAGAATTATAGAAAGTGTTCTATGAATTTTATCCATCTTTACCTTCCTCATAATTATGGTATTTAATGGTATTATTATAGTCTATTAATTTAAAATCAAAATAATAAACAAGAAGTACTATCAGCAGCATGGCTGCCCCCTGGGGCAAAAAGAAGAGAATTCTAAGTTTTGCACTAGCCAAAATAGTTTCCAGGGAAATGCCAGTAGTTTCTAAAAGTATTGGTACAATGGTTGCATCTATTACCGTATAGATTGATATGCTTACCAGCATGGCTGCCAGTGCTACTCTAAAGGGAATTTTTAATATTAACCAGATAACTACTGTAAATAATAGGCCCTGCAGCAAGGTATGAACCCCGAAAACAATTGGCAGCATTCTAACAAGATATGATATGATTGCTTGTATTACTCCAATAAAGATCAGCTTCTTAAGTGGTGGTTTAATTCCAAATAGCAGCAGTCCAAGAGCTGTAAGCATGATTTCTTCAGGTATAGATATAAAAAATACTGCAACTAATGGCATCCTATCCATTTTATCTCCCCCTTTTAGATATTTTGATATACCTCAAGCCTTTCCTTTTTGTCATGTCTAATTCCTCGTTTTTAATGTCTAAAACTTCGCTTTTAATGTCAAAAACTTCGTTTTCTTGTATTTTAGGTTAGTCCAAAAATACAAAAAAGCTGTCCCAGGTAATCCTGTTGAACAGCTTTTTGACTTTGCAACCTGGCAGTCATGGCTTTTAGCTTTAGACCCATGGCTTTGCGTCACCATCTTTCAATGGCTTTGCCACTAATTTTCAATATTGTATTATTTTATTAGACGTAACAAAACTTTAAAAGTTCCATTTTTGCTAAATTTTTATTTTTTGTCCTAATAATGCCTTATACTATGAGGAGACTGCGACAACTTTTTACAGTGCTCTTAAAATTGAACCTTACCCTTTGGTTTAAAACTTTTCGCTTTTTGGGCTTCACTGACACTTAAAAAACATAATCCTCATAACTCTTGATACATATTGGAAGTCTAGGAAATATTTTATCTTTTCTAATTTTGACTCTAAATGAACCCTTCGCCATTTTATTCTCGTTTTAATATTTTATTGACTTCGATTAGCAAAATTCCAACATTTGCATGGACAACAATATATTTTCCATCAGGACTCCATGTGAAATTATGAATTGCCTCCAAAGCTTGAGTAATGGGAAAATTATCTCTGGTATCCATGTTAAACATATACAACTGTAAAGGGTCTTTAATATAGACAAACTTGTTTTCCTTGGGACTTGGTATATAGTCCCCAGACCAGCTGATTTGTTCTATGGAAACTAGCTCATTATTTGCTAGATCAACTAAAATGGCATTTCTTTCACCACGCATCTGGGAACATAGAATTTGTTTATCATGAAAAAACCATTCAGCATATGATGGACTGAAGAGCATGTTTTCAAACTTTATAGATCTCTGCGTGGCACTATCTAAATCTAATATTCCGATTCCATCGGCTCCTTCATAACCCTCTTTGATATATAGTAAGAGCTTGTTATTATGAGACCATCTTGGATGCAATGGAAACTTTGTGTAAAATCCATAAAAGTCGCTATTAGGGTCAGTACACATTACACCATTAACCAGTAATTTTGAATCTGAAAGATCCAAATTTGATATATATAAATCACCTTCTTGAACGTAAGCAATCTTAGTTCCATCATAAGAAAGGTCATACTCCCAAATTTCATCTAGTACCGTTTCACTAATGATTTCTAAGGTATACCTATTTATAAATAATATCCTGTTAATGAGTTGAATTGCCAACTCTTCATCATTAATTATTTTTATTCCTGAATGAAAATGAATTGAGCCCAATCCATTATAAATCTCCTTTTGTGAGTTTGTTTCTAGATTATATCCCAATATTGTTACCTCAGGTTGATTAAGACTTGTGAATCCGATAAATACTGTTTCATCCACCAGATTAACAAAGCTTATATTACCCATTAAATACTCCTTTGGGTCATGGGTTGTTAATTCTTTTATTGTAAAACCGTTATGAGCTTTGTGGGATATGCTTTGTATTATACTGTTGGATGCTTTATTTTCTATTGGTAAATCTGCCAGGTTACTAGGTGTACTATCACCTACTTTTGAAGTATCACAACTAACAATTAAGAGTACACTTGCAATTAATAAAAGTAAGAAAATTTTTTTAATCATCAAGCTTTTCTCCTTATAAAATGGCTAACTAATTGAATAATAATGATTAACTATATAATACAACATTTTTACTAAATTTTAATAAACTGTGTGAAAATTTAAATGTTTAAAATATTGTGCTGAAAAATTTAATGCTCAAATTTGGTTTAAAAAAGCCGAACAGCGAGAACCCACTAAGTACTTTAGCTGCTTTTATAATAAGAAGAGCATCGTTGTGATGCTCTTCTTATTAGATTCTTAATTGCTTATATAGAGGATATCTCCGCTACTGTTGTAGCCTATTTCTTCCCCTAAAATTCCCCAATGACTACATATCAATTCCCATAGGTGACCATCATCACCTATAGGTTGAGGGTGCCCATAGGTATTGCTTAAAGAAACATAGTAATCATTATATGCTGTTTTGCTTGTATAATCTTTTCTTCCTCCGTTCACATAAATATCAAGAGTAACTATTATTCT
The window above is part of the Desulfitibacter alkalitolerans DSM 16504 genome. Proteins encoded here:
- a CDS encoding transposase; amino-acid sequence: MAPNGRLNLVSKDDKLSVTRQCELLEVNRTSVYYTPVEPDRDFENLVKNRLDYWHTKMPYMGVRKLRDKLQKIDKIPVGRRLIKRYMEEMGIYAMCPKPNLSKRNKQHKIYPYLLRNLEINRSNQVWAGVGIITQMLNQHHLIPKLNKQKFFIFQTPIGLFNEVISIE
- a CDS encoding transposase — encoded protein: MVKRRTFSAEFKTKLVLELLREEKQLGEIAQEHDISPNQLRNWKKEFLENAPKVFSESSQEKELRVREKAMDEQLHGLMAKVGQLTIENDWLKKKSKEVFGSEWETKSGFKRR
- the tnpA gene encoding IS200/IS605 family transposase, which codes for MDTESLSHTQWNCKYHIVFAPKYRRQVIYGKIKTAIPPKMSISSFMGYLKGKSSLMIFDRHTNLKYKCGNRHFWCRGYYVNTVGRNKKAIEQYIRKQLQEDIASEQM
- a CDS encoding LytR/AlgR family response regulator transcription factor, translated to MRVLIVEDDPKMRLILKKSLAKLPGTEIVGEAVNGVEAVKMTETLNPQVIFMDIDLPEKDGIEASREIQDINPDIFLIYATGHSTYMQEAFELYAFDYLLKPYKLERIKETIEKINYLLELKEKAGSRNIKTAPQVSSAKKVAVKVDRNLVFIDAEKIIFMGREKRKTSIITNDNKQISTYEPLDTLDNRIGKDSFFRAHQSFLINLDMIAEIQPWSRSTYLVVFNNTKKTAFMTEEKYKVLQQRFNLE
- a CDS encoding cyclic lactone autoinducer peptide, yielding MFSKIGKVILIQCAAAVMLVAGWAVQPASLVTWYQPEVPKMLRK
- a CDS encoding accessory gene regulator ArgB-like protein; the protein is MNLRLFSQKLAYSLGNKLYYDQDNVDVLRYGFEVIITGLLKMFILFSLAFLLGILPHVLVIFVTSGVYRLLSGGVHCATYGRCLLFGLVIFLGMGKLAQSLTFTSFVTIIPILACITLISLFISLKWAPAETKNKPLSLQEKSKLKKLTLIWIFIWAILITTCLLIFPLSQISSLVMASMLAHITQALSLTPTGYRVVGFIDKLMGSIFKERREANV
- a CDS encoding sensor histidine kinase, whose product is MDKIHRTLSIILIITIQLIILALLNLSNYISGQGAFATGTLSSFMFPMNILLGILAIASIVLVRRIMESTEEEVRKQVQLENIENLESLINTMRSQRHSFNHELQTVYGLLAVEEYAEAKKYLERTMSEIAVTNNLIRLDDPGVSALLHVKSSQMESLGIKFEISIKSRLKNLPLKTHEINLILSNLLDNAMEALSMGTSQEPTIILDLTMCQNNCVLSVTNNGPGVDTSIKNKLFLPGFTTKVKNKGMGLYIVKDIIEKHNGKIVVNSDSHWTTFVIKIPIDGRHHHEPSPFLTKAGL
- a CDS encoding PD40 domain-containing protein; translated protein: MIKKIFLLLLIASVLLIVSCDTSKVGDSTPSNLADLPIENKASNSIIQSISHKAHNGFTIKELTTHDPKEYLMGNISFVNLVDETVFIGFTSLNQPEVTILGYNLETNSQKEIYNGLGSIHFHSGIKIINDEELAIQLINRILFINRYTLEIISETVLDEIWEYDLSYDGTKIAYVQEGDLYISNLDLSDSKLLVNGVMCTDPNSDFYGFYTKFPLHPRWSHNNKLLLYIKEGYEGADGIGILDLDSATQRSIKFENMLFSPSYAEWFFHDKQILCSQMRGERNAILVDLANNELVSIEQISWSGDYIPSPKENKFVYIKDPLQLYMFNMDTRDNFPITQALEAIHNFTWSPDGKYIVVHANVGILLIEVNKILKRE